Proteins found in one Miscanthus floridulus cultivar M001 chromosome 4, ASM1932011v1, whole genome shotgun sequence genomic segment:
- the LOC136552434 gene encoding protein S40-6-like, whose product MAKARRPPFAAAERFLGFPRGGPSPGAVAPAPAAFDDLRDLAEADVWYSAAAADPGSPCPAASRQVEAEGRSTGQRGAPRRGVHGGLSQAFGDGPGRQVAASAPVEVPAWPARFAVPDAEPALLFEMEMGDDDEEDGKRGAGGWVPPHVYLAQRQARASVVEGAGRTLKGRDMSRVRDAVWSRTGFDG is encoded by the coding sequence ATGGCCAAGGCGCGCAGGCCGCCGTTCGCCGCCGCGGAGCGGTTCCTCGGCTTCCCCCGCGGCGGGCCGTCGCCGGGGGCCGTGGCGCCGGCGCCCGCCGCCTTCGACGACCTGCGGGACCTCGCCGAGGCCGACGTCTGGTactcggccgccgccgccgacccggGGAGCCCCTGCCCCGCGGCGTCCCGCCAGGTGGAGGCGGAGGGCAGGAGCACCGGGCAGCGCGGGGCCCCGCGGCGCGGCGTGCACGGCGGGCTGAGCCAGGCGTTCGGGGACGGGCCCGGGCGGCAGGTGGCGGCGTCGGCGCCCGTCGAGGTGCCCGCGTGGCCCGCCCGCTTCGCCGTCCCGGACGCGGAGCCGGCGCTGCTGTTCGAGATGGAGATgggggacgacgacgaggaggacggCAAGCGGGGCGCCGGCGGGTGGGTGCCGCCGCACGTGTACCTGGCGCAGCGGCAGGCGCGGGCGTCGGTGGTGGAGGGCGCCGGCCGGACGCTCAAGGGCCGCGACATGTCGCGGGTGCGCGACGCCGTCTGGAGCCGGACGGGCTTCGACGGATGA